The following coding sequences lie in one Peribacillus frigoritolerans genomic window:
- a CDS encoding PrpR N-terminal domain-containing protein — MKVHIIAPYESMIPIIKACVPLYPDIEIGYSIGDLENGVELAKLEAENGADAIISRGGTAKLIKKSINIPVIDMHLSGYDMIRSLTLASELKDKTAIVGFSNITSGAQSIIDLLDLPLQVYTVRESKEVAPLILTLKNEGYKQIVGDVITINTTISYGMKGFLIQSGRESIIRAINDAREMIAYLHYKSDINRMFERLLVKEVHNIVILNSDNQIVYEHLTDFDFNPLTDDQYRTMNGEVNVSKQLHTSFSQDGSSIEVDGFWHDGLYSSYGVYVLDASSMKRFEQKGVQIKEASISEPIAMDTVLINNVTSLYKNHEIIHLKGNRGTGKEFLVNYIHNEQTKNGKLLIIDFKEFKEADLNKLPLEHIRTITLKNIDCLDDYEPLREFLSICCRKSLSIFIVSNVQINEAIAGHFAINTIHMQDLSQRKSDIGNLSKFFLSYYHQTYGTTAMNIKSDALALLEEYSYPNNIDDLKQLIKQIALNEKEYVIRKETIQKIIEDNNIPTDIFVSQKATLKEMEKYIIQRVLKEENYNQTKTAERLGINRATLWRKLKE; from the coding sequence ATGAAAGTACATATCATTGCACCGTATGAATCAATGATTCCAATTATAAAAGCGTGTGTGCCTCTTTATCCAGACATAGAAATAGGGTATTCCATAGGCGACTTGGAAAATGGTGTTGAACTTGCAAAATTGGAAGCGGAAAACGGAGCGGATGCCATAATCAGCAGGGGAGGGACGGCCAAGTTAATTAAGAAATCGATCAATATTCCAGTGATTGACATGCACCTTTCCGGTTATGATATGATCCGTTCCCTGACATTGGCCAGTGAGCTTAAAGATAAAACGGCCATCGTAGGATTTTCAAATATAACATCAGGCGCCCAATCGATTATTGACTTATTGGACCTTCCTTTACAGGTTTATACGGTCCGTGAATCAAAAGAAGTAGCTCCTCTCATTTTGACTTTGAAAAACGAGGGTTATAAACAGATTGTTGGTGATGTGATTACAATAAATACAACCATCTCTTATGGCATGAAAGGATTCCTCATTCAATCGGGAAGGGAATCAATCATAAGGGCTATCAATGATGCTAGGGAAATGATTGCCTATCTTCATTACAAAAGCGACATCAATAGGATGTTTGAAAGGCTTTTAGTCAAAGAAGTCCACAATATCGTCATTTTAAATAGTGATAACCAAATCGTCTATGAGCATTTAACGGATTTTGACTTCAATCCATTGACCGATGATCAATATAGAACCATGAATGGAGAAGTGAACGTAAGTAAGCAGCTTCATACCAGTTTTTCACAGGATGGCAGCAGTATAGAGGTAGACGGCTTTTGGCATGATGGTTTGTACTCTTCATATGGTGTTTATGTATTAGATGCCAGTTCGATGAAACGATTCGAACAAAAAGGGGTGCAGATTAAGGAAGCTTCCATCTCAGAACCGATTGCCATGGATACAGTTCTCATAAATAATGTAACATCGCTATATAAGAACCATGAAATCATTCACTTAAAAGGAAATCGAGGGACGGGTAAGGAGTTTCTTGTAAATTATATACATAATGAACAAACTAAAAATGGAAAGCTTCTTATAATTGATTTCAAAGAATTCAAGGAAGCTGATCTTAACAAGCTCCCTCTTGAGCATATCCGCACCATAACTCTGAAAAATATCGATTGTCTAGATGATTATGAACCATTAAGAGAATTTCTAAGCATTTGCTGCAGAAAAAGTCTATCGATATTCATTGTATCAAATGTTCAAATCAACGAAGCCATTGCTGGACATTTTGCAATAAACACGATTCATATGCAGGATTTATCGCAACGAAAGAGCGATATAGGAAACTTATCGAAATTCTTTTTATCCTATTATCATCAAACGTATGGAACAACCGCAATGAATATAAAAAGTGATGCTCTTGCTCTTCTGGAAGAGTATTCGTATCCTAACAACATTGACGATTTAAAACAGTTAATTAAGCAAATTGCTTTAAATGAAAAAGAGTATGTGATACGAAAGGAAACCATTCAGAAAATAATAGAAGATAATAACATTCCGACTGATATCTTCGTTTCACAAAAAGCGACGCTAAAAGAAATGGAAAAGTATATCATTCAGCGAGTTCTTAAAGAGGAAAATTATAATCAAACGAAAACTGCCGAACGATTGGGTATCAACCGGGCAACATTATGGCGCAAACTTAAAGAATGA
- a CDS encoding thiamine-binding protein, whose amino-acid sequence MANSLISIQIIPKGENVIPMVDEAIKIIEESGVKYEVHPLETTMEGELSELFAVIEKMNVRMIEIGSPNVISQVKILYQPSGITMDTLTEKYRA is encoded by the coding sequence ATGGCCAATTCATTAATTAGTATACAAATTATCCCTAAAGGGGAAAATGTCATCCCTATGGTCGATGAAGCAATCAAGATCATTGAAGAATCAGGTGTCAAGTATGAGGTTCACCCGCTTGAAACGACAATGGAGGGCGAGCTTTCCGAACTTTTTGCCGTGATAGAAAAAATGAATGTAAGAATGATTGAAATAGGATCGCCGAATGTCATTTCGCAAGTGAAAATATTATATCAGCCAAGCGGGATTACGATGGATACGTTAACGGAGAAATATCGGGCATGA
- the pdxA gene encoding 4-hydroxythreonine-4-phosphate dehydrogenase PdxA, translating to MRPIIGITMGDAAGIGPEIIVKALAHVEVYQQCRPLIIGDAKIIEKVKPIVGFEGAVHAIKDPTEAKYEFGSIDVLDLDILPLDLPFGEVSALAGDGAFQYLAKAIDLAKEKKIHSICTAPLNKEALHKGGHMYPGHTEILADLTDTNDFSMMLTTPNLKVIHLTTHMGLIEAIESINPERTYKVIKLAHETLTKAGFQNPSIAVCGINPHAGENGLFGNGEEEEKLMPGIERAQAEGINVSGPLPADTLFYRAGRGDFDIVIACYHDQGHAPIKVMGIEAGVNITVGLKGGIVRTSVDHGTAFDIAGKNIADEKSMLAAIQSAIELAPKQ from the coding sequence ATGAGACCCATTATCGGAATTACGATGGGAGATGCGGCGGGAATTGGCCCGGAAATTATCGTAAAAGCACTGGCTCACGTTGAGGTGTATCAACAGTGCAGGCCGCTAATTATCGGAGATGCGAAAATAATAGAAAAGGTTAAGCCTATAGTAGGCTTTGAGGGAGCGGTTCATGCCATAAAAGATCCTACAGAGGCGAAATATGAGTTCGGTTCGATAGATGTTCTGGATCTGGACATCCTGCCTTTGGACCTTCCATTTGGAGAAGTTTCTGCTTTAGCGGGAGACGGCGCCTTTCAATACTTGGCAAAGGCCATCGACCTGGCAAAGGAGAAGAAGATTCATTCAATCTGTACAGCCCCTCTGAATAAAGAAGCGCTCCACAAAGGCGGTCATATGTATCCGGGTCATACAGAGATTCTTGCTGACCTTACTGATACAAATGACTTTTCGATGATGCTGACCACTCCCAATTTAAAGGTCATCCATTTGACGACTCATATGGGGCTGATTGAAGCTATCGAAAGCATTAATCCTGAGCGGACGTACAAAGTAATTAAACTTGCACATGAAACGCTGACAAAGGCGGGCTTCCAAAACCCAAGCATTGCCGTTTGTGGAATAAACCCACATGCAGGGGAAAATGGCTTATTTGGAAATGGTGAAGAAGAAGAGAAGTTAATGCCTGGAATAGAAAGGGCACAGGCTGAAGGAATCAATGTAAGCGGGCCGCTTCCTGCAGATACATTGTTCTACCGGGCTGGGCGTGGAGATTTTGATATTGTCATTGCCTGTTATCATGATCAGGGACATGCCCCAATCAAGGTTATGGGGATTGAGGCTGGGGTCAATATTACCGTAGGGCTCAAGGGCGGAATTGTCCGAACTTCCGTAGATCATGGCACAGCCTTTGATATCGCTGGAAAGAACATCGCTGATGAAAAAAGCATGCTTGCGGCCATTCAGTCAGCAATTGAATTAGCTCCAAAGCAATAA
- a CDS encoding four-carbon acid sugar kinase family protein, translated as MKLAIIADDLTGANDSGVQLARHGLKTTVLFGLDEENVRDYDAVVFDTDSRSLERQDAYDKVKAAAGFLKRAGFSTIFKKLDSTMRGNIGAEIDAIYDAIRPDLVMIAPGYPKNGRSILDSTHYLNGIPLGETEISKDPKTPVTQSYLPELIGAQTSHKIGTITVGDLDKGKNHVNSKLLGFAKDSITYIIIDATEEQHLNDILNYTKEMNLEVAWAGSAGIANYLPDHYSIPHKENRLKIPNSSSPVLTVIGSVNKNSRKQLKKMLEQTQVHAISFESHKAVGDDRERTEEIRRVYHEAIQMAAQGQDVVIYSTAEKADIEMAWKTGESKGLTHTQVSNEIVKAIGTVCSVLLEKQYFKGVTMTGGDTAKQICNLWDVKGFELLDELEIGVPISKFLGNDAIYVVTKAGGFGSEDVFIHAMNKLKGEND; from the coding sequence ATGAAATTAGCGATTATTGCGGATGATTTAACAGGCGCCAATGATAGCGGAGTCCAATTGGCTCGACATGGTCTTAAAACGACCGTACTATTTGGATTGGATGAAGAAAATGTACGGGATTATGATGCCGTCGTATTTGATACAGACAGCCGCTCACTTGAGAGGCAAGATGCTTACGATAAAGTCAAGGCAGCGGCAGGTTTTTTAAAGCGGGCTGGCTTCTCAACGATATTCAAAAAGCTGGATTCGACAATGCGCGGTAATATCGGTGCTGAAATCGATGCCATCTATGATGCTATAAGGCCGGATTTAGTCATGATCGCTCCGGGTTATCCTAAAAATGGAAGGTCAATTCTGGATTCTACCCACTATTTAAATGGTATTCCTCTTGGAGAAACAGAGATTTCCAAGGACCCAAAAACGCCTGTGACCCAATCGTATCTGCCAGAGTTGATTGGCGCCCAGACATCACATAAAATTGGTACAATTACAGTGGGAGATTTGGACAAAGGCAAAAACCATGTGAACAGTAAGTTATTAGGGTTTGCTAAGGATTCGATAACGTATATCATCATCGATGCAACCGAAGAGCAGCATTTGAACGACATATTGAATTATACAAAGGAAATGAATCTTGAAGTGGCCTGGGCGGGATCGGCAGGGATCGCCAATTACCTGCCTGACCATTATTCCATTCCACACAAGGAAAATCGATTGAAGATCCCTAATTCAAGCTCGCCGGTCCTTACAGTGATCGGAAGTGTAAATAAGAATTCACGGAAACAGTTGAAAAAAATGCTGGAACAGACCCAGGTACATGCCATATCATTCGAGTCCCATAAAGCTGTAGGGGACGACCGGGAAAGAACTGAGGAAATCAGGAGAGTCTATCATGAGGCCATCCAAATGGCAGCACAAGGGCAGGATGTCGTCATTTATTCCACTGCAGAAAAAGCGGATATTGAAATGGCTTGGAAAACAGGCGAATCTAAAGGCCTTACTCATACACAGGTCAGTAACGAGATTGTGAAAGCGATTGGAACAGTATGTTCTGTCCTGTTAGAGAAACAATATTTTAAAGGTGTGACAATGACCGGCGGCGATACGGCCAAGCAAATATGCAATCTATGGGATGTAAAAGGTTTCGAATTGCTGGATGAACTGGAAATAGGAGTCCCAATCTCCAAATTCCTAGGTAATGACGCTATTTATGTCGTCACGAAAGCTGGAGGATTTGGTTCAGAGGACGTATTTATTCATGCGATGAATAAGTTGAAGGGGGAGAATGATTGA
- a CDS encoding ABC transporter ATP-binding protein, with protein MKLEIKDVSYSFDGKQNILENMNFHVGDGEFVTILGPSGSGKSTLFHLIGGILKPDHGIISLDGKKINGLKGHISYMPQQPSLLPWRTVLENVLLGSELAGIKDKEKAKALLRKAGLEEYEKAYPHELSGGMKQRAAFIRSILSPQDLMCLDEPFSALDELTRLKMQKWLLSVWEENRRSVLFVTHSIDEAVFLSDRIYVLSAKPAAVIKEVNVPFPRPRSEEQLLSDEFFHLKRELYAALMPTLST; from the coding sequence ATGAAGCTGGAAATTAAAGATGTCTCCTATTCTTTCGATGGTAAACAGAATATATTGGAGAATATGAATTTTCATGTGGGTGATGGGGAATTTGTCACGATCCTTGGGCCATCGGGCAGTGGTAAAAGTACATTGTTCCACTTGATCGGCGGTATTTTGAAGCCGGATCATGGCATCATTTCACTGGATGGTAAAAAGATAAATGGTTTAAAGGGCCATATCAGCTATATGCCGCAGCAGCCTTCCCTTTTACCTTGGAGAACGGTATTGGAAAATGTTTTGCTTGGAAGTGAACTTGCTGGGATCAAAGATAAAGAAAAGGCAAAAGCCCTTTTGAGGAAAGCTGGATTAGAAGAGTATGAGAAAGCATATCCGCATGAATTATCAGGAGGCATGAAGCAAAGGGCCGCATTCATCCGGAGTATCTTAAGTCCACAGGACTTGATGTGCCTGGACGAACCCTTTTCTGCCTTGGATGAACTGACAAGATTGAAAATGCAAAAATGGCTGTTGTCGGTTTGGGAAGAAAATCGGAGGTCGGTGCTTTTTGTTACGCATAGCATAGATGAAGCGGTTTTCCTATCCGATAGAATTTATGTGTTATCAGCAAAACCGGCTGCTGTCATCAAAGAAGTGAATGTTCCATTTCCAAGGCCAAGAAGTGAAGAACAGCTTCTTAGTGATGAATTTTTTCATTTGAAAAGAGAGTTATATGCAGCATTAATGCCAACTCTTTCTACTTAA
- a CDS encoding TatD family hydrolase, whose translation MRIIDSHIHLDKYDVVKRKQILTDMEKVHLQSLLTVSMNLASSINNHQLSLKDSRIKPAFGFHPEQPLPSDEEVNELLNWMREHRQDMVAIGEVGLPYYLRQENPDIDNSAYIVILEKFLAFAKEVEKPVILHAVHEDAPIVCDLLDKHQITKAHFHWFKGDIRTVERMAEKGYRISITPDVCYEREIQDLVSAYPLNLMMIETDGPWPFEGVFEGKWTHPGMMHDSVRQIASIKGLPIENVYETLYQNTKDFYHI comes from the coding sequence TTGAGAATCATTGACAGCCATATCCATTTGGATAAATATGATGTTGTTAAGCGGAAGCAGATTTTGACTGACATGGAAAAGGTTCATTTGCAATCCTTGCTGACTGTTTCCATGAATTTGGCTTCTTCGATTAACAATCATCAGCTTTCACTGAAAGATTCCCGAATTAAGCCTGCCTTTGGCTTTCATCCAGAGCAGCCCCTCCCGAGTGATGAAGAAGTGAACGAATTATTGAACTGGATGCGGGAACATCGTCAAGATATGGTTGCCATAGGTGAGGTTGGACTGCCCTATTACTTAAGGCAGGAAAATCCTGATATTGATAACTCAGCGTATATAGTGATACTGGAGAAGTTCCTGGCTTTTGCTAAAGAGGTGGAAAAGCCGGTTATCCTTCATGCCGTCCACGAAGATGCACCTATCGTTTGCGACCTTTTGGATAAGCATCAAATCACAAAGGCGCACTTTCATTGGTTTAAAGGCGATATCCGGACAGTCGAAAGAATGGCCGAAAAGGGCTACCGCATTTCGATTACACCTGATGTTTGTTATGAGAGGGAAATACAGGATCTAGTTTCGGCATACCCACTTAATCTGATGATGATTGAAACGGATGGCCCATGGCCGTTTGAAGGGGTTTTCGAAGGGAAATGGACCCATCCCGGCATGATGCATGACAGTGTGCGTCAAATTGCTTCGATTAAAGGGTTGCCGATTGAAAATGTTTATGAAACCCTTTATCAAAATACGAAAGATTTTTATCATATATAA
- a CDS encoding 2-keto-3-deoxygluconate permease, translating into MRIKATLDRIPGGMMVVPLLLAATINTLFPSLLRIGGFTEALFVNSSSALIALFLLIAGTQINLRTAGTSVKKGVILLTYKWVLGALVGLLGFWLADSNGLFLGMAPLAIIAAMTNSNGGLYIALAGQYGKEEDKAAYPFLALSDGPFLTMVALAIFGTMGFADGMFSPTSFIAVLLPLLVGVVLGNLDSEMKDFLSKGSDKLVPFFAFSLGMGINFTAIIQGGLSGVLLGVITVLLTGGGGYLIFKWIGWNPIVGASEGSTAGNAVGTPVAIVAANASFGIHAELATVQIAASVVTTAILLPIFIGFLSKHLDKKGGVAKYNN; encoded by the coding sequence ATGAGAATTAAAGCAACGCTTGATCGTATCCCAGGGGGGATGATGGTTGTTCCGCTATTGCTGGCAGCCACTATCAATACATTATTTCCTAGTCTATTAAGGATTGGCGGTTTTACGGAAGCACTCTTCGTGAACAGTTCAAGTGCTTTGATAGCATTATTCCTCTTAATTGCCGGAACGCAAATCAATCTTCGTACAGCAGGCACTTCGGTGAAAAAGGGCGTTATACTTTTAACATATAAGTGGGTGTTAGGAGCACTGGTCGGCCTACTTGGGTTCTGGCTGGCAGATAGTAACGGATTGTTTTTAGGGATGGCACCATTGGCAATTATTGCAGCCATGACAAATTCCAATGGCGGGCTTTATATTGCATTAGCCGGTCAGTATGGGAAAGAAGAAGACAAGGCTGCCTATCCATTTCTCGCTTTAAGTGACGGTCCATTCTTAACAATGGTAGCGCTTGCTATTTTCGGGACAATGGGCTTCGCTGATGGCATGTTCTCTCCAACTTCGTTCATAGCCGTATTGCTTCCACTGCTAGTCGGGGTGGTATTAGGGAATTTGGATTCCGAGATGAAAGATTTCCTTTCTAAAGGAAGCGATAAGCTTGTTCCATTCTTTGCTTTTTCATTAGGTATGGGGATTAATTTCACAGCGATAATCCAAGGTGGATTAAGTGGAGTATTACTTGGCGTGATTACAGTTCTCCTAACTGGTGGAGGAGGGTATCTGATCTTTAAATGGATAGGATGGAACCCGATTGTCGGTGCTTCTGAAGGCTCCACTGCGGGTAACGCCGTCGGGACTCCGGTGGCTATCGTGGCAGCGAATGCTTCATTCGGGATCCATGCGGAGCTTGCTACTGTACAAATTGCAGCAAGTGTTGTAACAACAGCTATCCTTCTCCCGATATTCATCGGCTTCCTATCCAAGCATTTGGATAAGAAGGGTGGAGTGGCTAAATACAATAATTAG
- a CDS encoding ABC transporter permease, with amino-acid sequence MIGRGIWKKGAPFFLLLLLLIVWESVTVLLKVEEWLLPAPSAIFIEGIESSRNLYGHLISTTELALSGFFIGSCIGLLVAATLHLFPGVKDAVYPLLILSQNIPIIVLAPLLVIWFGFGMLPKLIVISLVCFFPVAVASLDGFRQTPYELKHYFKMMGAGKNQLFWKLEFPHSIPFIFSGLKISATYSVMGAVISEWLGAKSGIGVYMTLASSAFRTDRVFVAIFIIMGMSLIFFGIITFLEKYLVSWKRKEGGKDEAGN; translated from the coding sequence ATGATCGGAAGGGGAATTTGGAAGAAGGGGGCTCCCTTCTTTCTTTTATTATTGTTGCTGATAGTTTGGGAGTCAGTGACAGTCTTATTGAAGGTTGAAGAATGGCTGCTTCCCGCTCCATCGGCCATTTTCATAGAAGGAATTGAGTCGTCGCGCAATCTTTACGGACACCTTATATCCACAACCGAGCTTGCGTTGTCGGGCTTTTTTATTGGAAGCTGCATCGGCTTATTGGTTGCTGCAACCTTACACCTATTTCCAGGTGTGAAGGACGCGGTTTATCCTCTGCTCATACTATCACAAAATATACCTATCATAGTTTTGGCCCCGCTTTTGGTGATCTGGTTTGGCTTTGGCATGCTGCCTAAGTTAATCGTGATTTCGCTTGTATGTTTTTTTCCGGTTGCGGTTGCATCATTGGACGGTTTTCGCCAGACACCATACGAACTTAAGCATTATTTCAAGATGATGGGAGCGGGAAAGAACCAGTTATTTTGGAAGCTGGAATTTCCCCACTCAATCCCGTTCATTTTCTCCGGCCTGAAAATTTCGGCCACCTATAGTGTAATGGGTGCGGTTATTTCAGAGTGGCTCGGGGCAAAATCGGGGATTGGTGTTTATATGACGCTCGCGTCTTCTGCGTTCAGGACAGACCGGGTGTTTGTTGCCATTTTCATCATCATGGGAATGAGCCTGATCTTTTTTGGAATCATCACCTTCCTGGAGAAATACTTAGTTTCTTGGAAGAGAAAGGAGGGCGGCAAGGATGAAGCTGGAAATTAA
- a CDS encoding NAD kinase yields the protein MNTRRNIYFFHAPNAEMLSKVEYLSDLAKQHSYEVIQDFTKANIIVSIGDDGTFLQAARKTGFRDDCLYAGISTTGNLNMYCDFHLEDTDKMIDAMTREQIEVRKYPTIDIQLDDQPSFYALNELSIRSSITKTFIMDIFIDRLHFETFRGDGIIIATPTGSTAYNKSVNGAVVDPLLPCFQVSELASINNNTYRTLGSSFILSGDRTLTIHLEQNGPSYPIIGMDNEALSINHVEQVKVRLSGKVIKTVKLKDNSFWEKVKRTFL from the coding sequence ATGAACACTCGAAGGAATATTTATTTTTTCCATGCACCGAATGCAGAGATGCTTAGCAAGGTTGAATACCTGTCAGACTTGGCGAAGCAACATTCGTATGAAGTCATCCAGGATTTCACAAAAGCAAACATCATCGTAAGCATCGGTGATGACGGCACATTCCTGCAGGCAGCCCGTAAAACCGGGTTCAGGGATGACTGTTTATATGCGGGCATTTCCACCACAGGTAATTTGAATATGTATTGCGATTTCCACTTGGAAGATACGGATAAAATGATCGATGCCATGACCAGAGAGCAAATTGAGGTGCGTAAATATCCAACCATCGATATCCAATTGGATGATCAGCCCTCCTTTTATGCCCTTAATGAACTCAGTATCCGGTCTTCCATCACCAAAACGTTCATCATGGATATTTTCATTGATCGACTCCATTTTGAAACTTTTCGCGGGGACGGAATCATTATTGCGACTCCGACAGGAAGCACCGCCTATAATAAATCGGTCAATGGGGCCGTTGTCGATCCCCTTCTCCCTTGCTTTCAAGTGAGCGAGCTTGCTTCCATCAATAATAATACCTATCGGACCTTAGGTTCCTCATTCATTCTAAGCGGTGATAGGACGTTGACCATCCACCTTGAACAAAACGGACCAAGCTATCCGATCATCGGAATGGACAATGAAGCCTTAAGCATCAATCATGTCGAACAGGTAAAGGTCCGGTTAAGCGGTAAAGTCATCAAGACCGTTAAGCTAAAAGACAATTCCTTTTGGGAAAAGGTTAAAAGGACCTTCCTTTGA
- the sppA gene encoding signal peptide peptidase SppA, translating to MNGKRWAALGIAAVLFFVSIVVGTATTIFTADTENIIDDLFASESAFYEEVIEGDDFSNVIAVFDVEGTIQDTGEASLLSSATYNHRAFMDKLKMAEENDDIKGIILRVNSPGGGVVESAEIYEKILDIKKVKKPVYVSMGSMAASGGYYISAPADKIYASPETMTGSLGVIMQGYNYEKLAKKYGVEFQTIKSGPHKDIMSPTREMTGEEREILQDMIDNSYDQFVKIIADGRGMSEKEVREIADGRIYDGRQAKENHLIDDFGHLDDVIAAMKTDIGEKDAQVIRYTDEAGFGSLFSMGAQKMLGNDVETAVLTKILSSSNSPRLMYLYAE from the coding sequence ATGAATGGAAAGCGTTGGGCGGCACTTGGAATTGCAGCCGTTTTATTTTTTGTTTCTATTGTTGTAGGCACGGCTACGACTATATTTACAGCGGATACGGAAAATATCATTGATGATTTATTTGCTTCTGAAAGTGCATTTTACGAGGAAGTCATAGAAGGCGATGATTTCTCTAATGTAATTGCCGTATTCGATGTAGAGGGCACGATTCAAGATACAGGAGAAGCCTCATTACTTAGTTCGGCAACATATAATCACCGTGCCTTCATGGATAAGCTGAAGATGGCTGAGGAAAATGATGATATCAAAGGAATCATCCTTCGGGTGAATTCTCCAGGCGGCGGTGTCGTCGAAAGTGCAGAGATATATGAAAAGATCCTTGATATCAAGAAAGTGAAAAAACCTGTTTATGTATCAATGGGGTCTATGGCGGCTTCAGGAGGATATTATATTTCTGCACCAGCCGATAAGATTTATGCTAGTCCGGAAACGATGACGGGTTCACTTGGTGTCATCATGCAGGGGTATAATTACGAGAAGTTGGCCAAGAAGTATGGTGTTGAGTTCCAAACCATCAAAAGCGGACCACACAAAGATATTATGAGTCCGACCCGGGAAATGACTGGTGAAGAACGTGAAATACTCCAAGACATGATCGATAATTCTTATGACCAATTTGTAAAAATCATTGCAGACGGACGCGGTATGTCAGAGAAGGAAGTAAGGGAAATCGCCGATGGCCGCATTTATGATGGACGTCAGGCTAAAGAAAACCATCTAATCGATGATTTCGGCCATTTGGATGATGTAATTGCCGCGATGAAAACGGATATCGGTGAAAAGGATGCTCAAGTTATCCGTTATACAGATGAGGCAGGATTCGGTTCATTATTCAGTATGGGTGCGCAAAAAATGTTGGGAAATGATGTGGAAACGGCAGTCTTGACAAAAATCCTTTCCTCTTCAAATTCTCCACGCTTAATGTATTTGTATGCGGAATAG
- a CDS encoding ABC transporter substrate-binding protein, whose amino-acid sequence MNKFLPLLTSLFLLAGCGAGGTNEKEEASKNEELKKVSVVLDWTPNTNHTGLYVAKEKGYFKDQGLDVEIIMPGEAGADKLVASGKSEFGVSYQEGITQARVQGVPIVSVAAVIQHNTSGFASPEAKNIKTPKDFEGKTYGGWGSPVEKAIIDSLMKKENADVNEVDIVNTGDMDFFTSVKRDIDFAWIYYGWTGIEAELRNEKLNMVYLTEYSDKLDYYTPVLTTNEKMIKEDPETVKAFVHAASKGYQFAIKNPADAADMLIKSAPDLDAKLVKKSQEWLAAKYQDDAPRWGEQKLEIWKNYSDWMTENKLLEGDFDPEKAFTNEFLPK is encoded by the coding sequence TTGAATAAATTCTTACCACTGTTAACTTCGTTGTTCCTTTTGGCTGGATGCGGTGCAGGCGGAACTAATGAAAAAGAAGAAGCATCTAAAAATGAAGAATTAAAAAAGGTATCGGTCGTGCTCGATTGGACACCGAATACAAACCATACAGGATTGTATGTAGCCAAGGAAAAAGGTTATTTTAAAGACCAAGGTCTTGATGTGGAAATTATCATGCCAGGTGAAGCTGGAGCGGATAAGCTTGTCGCTTCAGGAAAATCTGAATTTGGCGTGAGCTACCAGGAGGGCATAACGCAGGCCCGCGTGCAGGGCGTGCCGATTGTTTCGGTTGCTGCCGTCATCCAGCATAATACCTCTGGATTCGCTTCCCCTGAGGCAAAGAACATTAAAACTCCCAAGGATTTTGAAGGGAAAACGTATGGTGGCTGGGGGTCTCCGGTTGAAAAGGCCATTATTGATTCACTAATGAAAAAAGAAAATGCGGATGTAAATGAAGTGGATATAGTCAATACAGGAGACATGGATTTTTTCACTTCGGTTAAAAGGGATATAGATTTTGCCTGGATTTATTATGGATGGACAGGCATTGAGGCTGAGTTGCGAAATGAAAAGCTTAATATGGTTTACTTAACCGAATACTCAGATAAGCTTGATTACTATACGCCTGTTTTGACTACAAATGAAAAGATGATAAAAGAAGATCCCGAAACTGTTAAAGCATTCGTTCATGCAGCATCGAAAGGGTACCAGTTTGCGATTAAGAATCCTGCTGATGCAGCAGACATGTTAATTAAGTCTGCGCCGGATCTTGATGCAAAACTAGTTAAGAAAAGCCAGGAGTGGCTTGCAGCCAAGTATCAGGATGATGCTCCGCGTTGGGGTGAACAAAAACTGGAAATCTGGAAGAATTACAGTGATTGGATGACTGAAAACAAGCTTCTTGAAGGTGATTTCGATCCTGAAAAGGCATTTACCAATGAATTTTTACCAAAATAG